A genomic stretch from Alosa sapidissima isolate fAloSap1 chromosome 3, fAloSap1.pri, whole genome shotgun sequence includes:
- the LOC121704993 gene encoding uncharacterized protein LOC121704993: protein MNIHVSNYVENNQQEDDQNYDSESSVYEDCLEEFNPCCITSTRGDEGVPESENRVLQLSAILVRARQSLCPGSVVSYHGMEDEEDKDPRPSVSPLTWLTDDGEDELETLINKEQDIYYDCTGLPSFTGDEKEEGNAKLSLNVTVKMKDQNLPFREAVSVLEPIPNYQKDQTKQTYRTDEEPTQWCHPSLFTSVHEDEMDEHPKSNILPPACTAGVTDTESNELGASNSFLKLTAGKQGGHCKEHLSPLYLNQLYDDRDKHPRRTMVSKSESREKHQDLERPNGHFEPSPRHETDEQSAKHPTPFSTERTFILQSNVTPCQLLPVFPTKSEATEYDTIHFSTSFFSETRSADLTLLLGERDLESLQRGCNQSMGFRDDTSSLMDEKKYHIPANNNALVSSVERRDVENNKGNHVSSTSFFHAATVNSNSKATELAKDSLVKLTNSSPELCGMHDDLQPLNISATISDLKAECLAEDHVFSHRLHLKPDKANVSLSVEKPILTTAKQMINFDLQKANDTTKPIVNGHLALHAKPSVFPMSHGNPCSSKRLSSTKAPVKVSDSSTAPLLRFNKCLPPGTSMYSSSGIKSLPSTSSYWHRPTAKDNNTIDHRGRVNQRNELLSDIVSHTYKDDNRHYNVKAKPNSLLGTEKVNNDPNLKDDEKDEDRNPCLPPCQHPVSRRVSTVWFPTPSSTLSTKASQHKSKNLNPCGFNPKILYFGEELHDNISKLMPPPKTGGKAHERENRRRPYSEVGAATSKSITADLKPPIFFTKQHHMVNGYEADDEGENTSKIKSEKIDSTQSKSNITKDLSSEMKSGSFLQIPVSAIYQESMLGYGSGPSRSSTSGHTFKEKEPLQP, encoded by the exons ATGAATATCCATGTTAGCAATTATGTGGAGAACAACCAGCAAGAAGATGACCAAAATTACGACAGCGAGTCTTCTGTTTATGAGGACTGTCTGGAAGAATTCAACCCCTGCTGTATAACTTCCACAAGGGGAGATGAGGGTGTTCCGGAATCAGAGAACAGAGTGTTACAACTCTCAGCCATATTGGTCAGGGCACGACAAAGCCTGTGCCCAGGTTCCGTTGTGTCATACCATGGaatggaggatgaggaggataaGGATCCACGCCCAAGTGTTTCACCCTTGACATGGCTCACAGATGATGGGGAAGATGAGCTGGAAACACTG ATCAATAAAGAACAAGACATTTATTATGACTGCACAGGTCTTCCATCCTTCACTGGTGATGAAAAAGAAGAGGGAAATGCAAAGTTATCCTTGAATGTAACTGTCAAGATGAAGGACCAAAACCTACCATTTAGAGAGGCTGTTTCGGTGCTTGAGCCTATCCCCAACTACCAAAAAGACCAGACTAAACAGACCTACAGGACGGATGAGGAACCAACTCAGTGGTGTCATCCATCTTTGTTTACGTCAGTACATGAGGATGAGATGGATGAGCATCCTAAGTCTAACATTTTGCCTCCTGCATGTACTGCTGGTGTTACTGACACAGAAAGCAACGAGTTGGGTGCCTCAAATTCATTTCTCAAATTGACCGCCGGGAAACAGGGAGGTCACTGTAAGGAACACCTCTCACCTTTGTACTTAAATCAGCTGTATGATGACAGGGACAAACATCCAAGAAGAACCATGGTATCAAAATCAGAGAGCCGAGAAAAACACCAGGATCTTGAACGTCCAAACGGACACTTTGAGCCATCCCCTCGACATGAAACTGATGAACAGAGTGCAAAGCATCCCACACCGTTCTCTACTGAACGCACCTTTATTTTGCAAAGCAACGTAACACCTTGTCAGCTCCTGCCTGTATTTCCGACAAAGAGTGAAGCGACAGAGTATGATACCATTCATTTTTCAACCAGCTTTTTCTCTGAAACAAGGTCAGCTGATCTTACACTTCTCcttggagagagagatctgGAATCCCTGCAGAGAGGATGCAACCAATCAATGGGCTTCAGGGATGACACCTCTTCCCTCATGGATGAAAAGAAGTATCACATACCAGCGAATAATAATGCATTAGTGTCTTCTGTTGAGAGGCGTGATGTAGAGAATAACAAAGGAAATCATGTCTCATCTACATCTTTTTTTCATGCTGCAACTGTAAACAGTAATTCTAAAGCCACTGAGCTTGCAAAGGATAGCCTTGTAAAACTAACCAATTCTTCTCCTGAATTATGTGGAATGCATGATGACCTCCAGCCTCTTAATATAAGTGCCACGATTTCTGATTTAAAAGCTGAATGCCTTGCAGAAGATCATGTCTTTTCACATAGGCTGCACCTAAAGCCAGATAAAGCCAATGTGTCACTCTCTGTGGAAAAACCCATCCTCACCACAGCAAAGCAGATGATAAATTTTGACCTGCAAAAAGCAAATGACACGACAAAACCCATTGTGAATGGTCATCTTGCTCTGCATGCAAAACCATCTGTTTTTCCGATGAGTCATGGAAACCCATGTTCCTCCAAAAGGCTAAGTTCAACCAAAGCCCCAGTGAAAGTCTCTGATTCCTCCACAGCTCCATTACTCAGATTTAACAAGTGTCTACCTCCAGGGACATCAATGTACTCTTCATCTGGGATTAAAAGCTTGCCCTCAACATCCAGCTACTGGCACAGGCCTACAGCAAAAGATAACAACACCATAGATCACAGAGGAAGGGTTAACCAAAGAAATGAACTATTATCTGACATTgtctcacacacttacaaagaTGACAATCGTCATTATAATGTAAAGGCAAAGCCTAATTCTCTGCTTGGCACTGAGAAGGTAAATAATGATCCCAATTTAAAGGATGATGAAAAAGACGAAGACAGGAATCCCTGCTTGCCGCCATGTCAACATCCGGTTTCAAGACGAGTAAGCACTGTGTGGTTCCCTACTCCAAGTTCCACACTGTCAACAAAAGCAAGTCAGCATAAAAGTAAAAATCTAAATCCTTGTGGCTTCAACCCTAAGATTCTCTACTTTGGTGAGGAATTACATGACAACATATCCAAACTTATGCCTCCACCAAAAACAGGTGGAAAggcacatgagagagagaacagacggAGGCCGTACTCTGAGGTTGGAGCTGCCACCAGCAAGTCAATAACAGCTGATCTAAAACCTCCgatttttttcaccaaacagCACCACATGGTCAATGGCTATGAGGCTGACGATGAAGGTGAAAATACCTCAAAGATCAAAAGCGAGAAAATAGATAGCACTCAGTCCAAATCTAACATAACCAAGGATCTGTCCTCTGAAATGAAGTCTGGATCATTTTTACAAATACCTGTCTCAGCAATTTATCAGGAGAGTATGTTAGGCTATGGCTCTGGACCATCAAGATCAAGCACCTCCGGTCATACATTTAAAGAGAAAGAGCCTTTGCAGCCATGA